Genomic DNA from candidate division TA06 bacterium:
TCATCGACCACAAGAACCCTCTGCCCCTTCTCAATTGCATCCTTGTGGATTTCGATCTTGTTCGAACCATATTCGAGGTCATACTCACAGTAGAACGTTTCCCAAGGCAGCTTTCCTGGTTTCCTCAGCAGAACCAAGCCTGTACCGAGCTGATACGCAACTCCTGCTCCTACCACAAACCCCCGCGCATCCACGGACGCGACCAGGTCCACATCTCTGTCCCGATATTCCTCCGCCAGGCAATCGATCATCTCACGGAAGCCATCCTTGTCTTTCAAGAGGGTCGTGATGTCTCTGAAGACG
This window encodes:
- a CDS encoding adenine phosphoribosyltransferase translates to MENKSAKLKSLIRNIPDFPKKGIVFRDITTLLKDKDGFREMIDCLAEEYRDRDVDLVASVDARGFVVGAGVAYQLGTGLVLLRKPGKLPWETFYCEYDLEYGSNKIEIHKDAIEKGQRVLVVDDLLATGGTAAATCELVRKLGGELVGAAFVVELTYLKGREKLKDCPVFSLIQYDSE